The genomic window TCTCTTAATTTTCATCTATTTGAAATGGACGTTGAGACAAAGGATTCACCAAGCAGAAATAATACCGAGAAAGATCTTGTCATCTTGCACGTAAAGGTAAAAAGCAAACCATTGCAATTTGCAAGAACCTTGTGAAAAAGGTGCATTTAGTTAAAAGCGCAGTCAAATAATTATTATATTGGTTAAAACGGATATTATTattaagaaaatttaaataaaaaagttgtATTAATAGGATATAATATGATTAAgcaaagatagagaaaacagagaaGATACATTTGGCTTGGTGGTAACATGACTTTGTTAAATTTTTGCCAAAaaataatagctcaaatgacataatctttctatactcaattaagaagttgcaGATTTGAGTCTccatatctttgataaaaaaaaaaaaatagaaaaaacagaAGGAAATAGGAGTCTCTACTAAAACCCTGAAAAGAGATCAGTTCATCGCGAGAGAGATGGGGAAGAAGAATAAGAGAAGAGACGAAGACGCCGAATCTCCTCAGCTCAACCCTAACGATGGAAACGGTGACGACTCTGATAATGCGAAGAagctcaagaagaagaagaagaagaataagaagaacgAGAAACCAAAAGAGAGGGCCACAGTGAGCATAGCTGTGCCTGCTTCCATCATTGACAACGTTCCAACCCTTGACCTCGCCACTCGGGTCCGCTCCCTACTCTCTTCTCTATTTACTCACTCACTAACTGAAAGGGAATAAAAAAGAAGCAACTTGCTTCAGTTCAAGAGTTTCTGAATATTTTTCCTAATTTTGTTTCTTATCCTTGTTCAAAAAATGTGTTCTGTTTCAGCTGGCTGGTCAAATCGCTCGTGCTGCAACTATTTTCTGTATCGACGAGGTTGCTAATGCTTTGCTCTCTACATTTATCATATGTTACTTTCAGTTTGGTGCTTTGAATGTTTTCAGATTGataattgctttttttttttttttcttgtgtacATAGGTTGTTGTGTTTGATAATAATGGGGAGCCAAATAGGGACCCCGTGATGGAGAATTCAGATGATGAAAGTGGTGCAGCTTTTCTCATCCGAATCCTGCGATATCTTGAGACGCCTCAGTATCTGAGGAAGGCTTTGTTCCCTATGCATAACAGCCTCAGATTTGTGGTTGGAACAACTCACTATGATGCTTATTCTTTACTGTTATTATCTGCATTTTTAGAGTTTATTTTGTTGAATGTTTAGTCCAGGGTTAACTTGGGTTATTTGTGTTGCAATTTGCAGGGCCTGTTGCCACCCCTTGATCCCCCGCACCATTTGCGCAAACATGAGTGGGGTCCATATAGGGAAGGTAGGTCTTGTCTTTCAAGTAGAACTTCACTGTACAGCATGTATTTTCTTGTATGGGATGGTTAGCTTTCATCTTAGGTACTTTTGCTTATATGAGAAGGTATGCCCTTTggggaaaagtaaattacaaggaATGACTTAAGAAAGTTTAGTCAAATGGGTAGTGGAACACCTGAGTAAACTTAAAGAGAAACAATAGAAATGGACCTTGCTTTGAATGGTTTAACTACATATTTGGTTTCTGATGGAGAGTCTAGTTGCTCCAGCTGATCCATGTATTCTGTGTGTTGAGTTTTGGTTAGCTGAAGCTTCTTAGCTGCTAGAAGAGGCCTATAATACTTGTTTATCATTGTTTTTAACCCAGGTGGTTATGCACAGGGGATTCATGATCTTTATTGTAATCATGTACCTTAAATAAGACTTAAGAGGACATGATACCTCTTTTGTTTGAACTggcttttatttctcttttactaaCTTCATTGTTTAATAAAAAACTGTTGAATTAGAAACCTTGTACTAGCATAGCATTGGTGTTTCATTTGTTGTTTTCTCTGTGGTCATTCTGGCCAGGTTTTGATATGTTGCAATAACTTTGTAGGTGTCACAATAAATGGTAATTCAAACTCAACGGGAACACTAGTTGATGTTGGTTTAGCTAAGGTATGGTTTTACATATCATAGTTTACTATGCCTCAGCAT from Arachis ipaensis cultivar K30076 chromosome B09, Araip1.1, whole genome shotgun sequence includes these protein-coding regions:
- the LOC107616826 gene encoding putative methyltransferase C9orf114, with amino-acid sequence MGKKNKRRDEDAESPQLNPNDGNGDDSDNAKKLKKKKKKNKKNEKPKERATVSIAVPASIIDNVPTLDLATRLAGQIARAATIFCIDEVVVFDNNGEPNRDPVMENSDDESGAAFLIRILRYLETPQYLRKALFPMHNSLRFVGLLPPLDPPHHLRKHEWGPYREGVTINGNSNSTGTLVDVGLAKHVVVDQLLEPGRRVTVAMGAERNLDSDLPRQVVSSSKPREEGEYWGYQVRYARNISSVFKDCMHKGGYDYIIGTSEHGQIIKSHELEIPSFRHLLIAFGGLAGLEESIEEDDNLKGKNAGDAFNVYLNTCPHQGSRTIRTEEAILISLQYFQEPISRALQS